The region ctggtacgtGTTTGCTGCTGCGGGTCTTATGAAACCGGCGCGACTCATGAAGGTGTTCGTCACTGGCCCGTTGCCTGCCGAGGGCAGGGCTGCGCTCGCCCAGGCCGCAGAGTAAGCACCCGCGTCGGTACGGGGACTGCAGCCGTGCACCTGGCACGCTGTCCTGTCCACCTAACCTCAGACACCCCTGCACCCATGCAGGGTGGACCGTCTGTCTCCAGACACGCCGCTAGGGCTTCCAGAGCTGTCCCAGGGCTGGGGGCCACCTCTCAAGAGCCGGGTGCCTGGCAGGCAGGCGAAGCGGAGCCAGGACCCGAGAGAGTGGCTCTGGCGCATGGGGACTTTGCTCAGGTGTTGCCAGCTGTGTCCCCAAGGGGCTGGCTTGGAGTTTGGGGCCGTAGTTCTCCGGGTGGCAGCTTGCTCCGGGCCCCAGGCTATTTATTGGTCTCCATGTTTCAGTGAAGTGAGATTGCCTATGGGGCAAGGTGCAGGCCGTGAATTTTACCCTCTGAGGTTAGCTGGCAGGCAGAAGTTCAGGGACTATGACAGTCATTGGCTTGCCTCCTTGGATACTCGATGGGGCCATTTGATGACTGTTCTCTTCCTATTGAACCTTGTTTAGTGGGTAGCCTTGCCAGGAGCTGTGAACACAGACTGTGAAGTCAGCTTTAGAATTTCTGCTTCACTTGAAAACAGGCTGGATGGGCTTGTACCTTGCCCTGGGGTCACTCAGCTCCAGGTGGCAGGCCTGGTCCTTATGCTTAGTCCTCACCCGCTGCAGGCTAGTCACTTTGTCTTGACGGCTTTGCATTACCATGCCAGTTTGGGAGGAGGTGAGAGCACTCAGCAgtcagtttttctttgtttgctttctgatttttttttcaagacaggatttctctgtgtagcagcccTGCCTGTCGGGGAACTGGCTTTGTAGATCAGGCCGCCCTTGAACTTATAGAggtccgtctgcctctgccttttgaatgctgggattacattcTGATGGTTTGGGGACTGTgacttgttttgaaattttttctaGCACAGTACAGTTTTTCCCAAAGACTTGTTTTGTTGGTACTTTTGGTGttgaggagcagagacagatggacctGGGGACCTGCCAGCCACCGGTGTCTCCTGTGTCACACACCTGGACTGCGCTCTGAATGCAATGGAACGGTGTGGAGGAGCACCTCACATTTGAGGCTACTAAGGAAGCACACTCAAGTGATCCCGTGACCAGAGGAGCCTTCAGCTCTTGTCAGCGTTCCCCACTTTGGCAGCCCTTCACCCCCTCCTCCAACTACACTCCAGACAGTTCTGAGGCTCCCCACGAATGACCTTAACAATGGCTAGCCTAAAGCCATAGCAGGTGGAAGGCCATGTTTGCTAGCTGTGCATGCTGTAGGACCTAGGAGGCTCCCTGCATCCTTTGAGTGGCTTCCTTTTGCTTCCAGCTGTGAGGTGGAACAGTGGAATTCGGATGATCCCATCCCCAGAAAGGATCTGGAGCAAGGTGTGGTGGGGGCCCATGGCTTGCTCTGCCGCCTCTCTGACCGTGTGGACAAGAAACTTCTGGATGCCGCAGGTATGTCCTGAGTCAGCCTGAGCAAAGTTCtgaggtcggggggggggggggggtcttgtcGGGGCGAGCACTTCAGCTCACTGCAGCCGGCCTTTGAACTGGTCTGtagtattttcctgttttctgaggGTGTCCCCAACAGTAGCTCTACCTGGCAGATGCTGTCCCCAATCTGGCTTTTAAGTTTCCGGGAGGCTCCAAGAGGGCAAAGACCTTGTGTTGCCTgtgtgggagtggggatggggtagggagtGGAGGAGGGTATCCTGGGCTCTGAACCTCTCTGCTGTGCCAGAGCCTTGTTTTGTGACCTTGAGATCTCTCTGGGCCTGTGTGCTGCAGGGCAGAGGGCCCAGCACTGTCTGTGCTTAGCACCGATGGGTACCCATGGAGTGTGCACGCAGCTGTGGCCCAGGCCTCATTCCTGGATAGGGTGAACATCATTCTATGGATTATACAGTGGCAGTTTAAGGAGCACTTCAGACCCAAGGCCGCCAGATTCGGTGCAGAGACACTCTCACCCTGGCCTTGACTTTAGTGGAAGAGAGTGCATGAGAAGGCCACACCCAGCCACCTCAGCACTTCTGGAGTATCCATGGGGAGAGGCCTTTGATGTGGCTAAAGGGGACCCAAGGCCACTGGTGGGTGAGGGTAAGAGCCCTGAAATGACCCGAGGAATGTCCTGCAACTGGGACGGGACACTCCTTGAGTGTCTGTTGTAGGTGGCAGAGGGGGATCAGCTTAGTACTAGGGACAGAGATAGCAGCTTCTTCCCTTCATCTAAGACATGAGAAGTAGGTATTCCTGGGATCGACCCAGTGCATGGCTTTGAATTCCACAAGGACAGACACGTGTTTTCTGCACAACAGGAGCCAACCTCAGAGTCATCAGCACCCTGTCTGTGGGGGTCGACCACTTGGCTTTGGATGAAATCAAGAAGCGGTGAGTACAACTGAGACTCCAGACAGAGCCTGCCCAGGATGAGGCTGGGATGAGCAGAGCGGGCGAGAGGAGCTCTCTGCTGCCTCCATGAGAGCGCCAGGTGGCCAATGCTAAATATCCACATGGGCACAAGCCACTTAAACCCAGAAGGTCAGAAGCCATGGTGACCCAGGACCATACCCTGACATGGTCGCTATCCTTTCTGATCTCTGAGATAtcctggaagaagaaaaggccagtgttattatttccttttccaatGAAGAAATTCAGGACAATTAGGTCGTCCCTCGCTCCAGACTGTGAGCCCTGATCTTCTATTTTCATATACTCCccagtgggggatgggatgggatcgAGGGCCATTACTGTTCTGAGCTTCCTGGCAGTCAGCGGGAATGTCGTGGAAATGACCTGTTGGGAGACACTGGTGAAGGGGCTCAAGGCCAATGTTACAACCAGATGTTTGCTTCCTAGCGGGATCCGGGTGGGCTACACGCCAGGTGTCCTGACAGATGCCACTGCAGAACTCGccgtctccctcctcctcaccaccTGCCGCCGGTTGCCGGAGGCCATAGAGGAAGTAAAGAAGTAAGTGGATGCCTGGGCAAGTCAGGTGTGCTCTGCAGCGCTCGCTCCGCAGCCCGGTGCAGAGGCCTTGTCTCTGAGGTAGGGAGACGGAATCAGCTAAACTAAATCACAGGCAGAGCTTCATTAAAGGGGTCGGGAAGGGAAGCCATGAGAGATGAGGCTAAGGGAGAAACAAAGTCTGCTGACCGGAGAGCAGTGGAGTGGATCCCAGAGCTGGGAGCAGCGTAGTGCCGCACACCCTGATGCTGAAGTTGACAAGTGAGAGGGCTAGCTTTGAGAGTCAAGGCGGCCACACCACACTAGCATGGCTCTTCAGTGTGAGGAACAGGGATCTGTCTTGATAATGCCCAGGGACATCATGGGGGGGGGTGGGGcaccagagaaacagagaaagcatttTCCCATCAGGTGCAAGGGTTCTAGGTGAGAAGCCCGTCTGGCCCATGCACGGCCGCAGGATGCACCCTAAAGGTCAGCTTTTGTTTGTGTGATTCTAGAACTTGTTCTAAAACCCCAGGTCTAAGTTTGCTCTGCACTCCCTGGTGGCGCAGCCTCAGGCAGGTCACCCTTCTGCCCCACATTTCCCAGCTCCCCTATGGCTTCACTTCCTGTATCCCTGTTGGCTTTAAAAGAACCATTCTTTTGTCAGCCACCTTTGCCCTATGACCTGGAAGCAGATTTAGCTTCAGACAAGGCCAGGAGTGCTCCGGGCATGGGCCCCTTATCCCTCATCTCTTGCTGAGGTCTGGCTGCTCACCGTCCTTCTCCCCACAGTGGCGGCTGGAGCTCCTGGAGCCCCTTATGGATGTGCGGCTACGGACTCTCGCAGAGCACTGTTGGCATTGTGGGGCTGGGGCGCATAGGTAAGGCTTCCGCTGCCCGCTCCCGGCTTTCCCTTTTGGTTGAGACCCCAAGGGCTGGTCAATGGGTGTCCTCTGGAGAGGCTGTGTACgtagctaaataaataaaaaggcaagcTCAAGAATTCCCCAGAACTCTGGTTTGCCGGAGCAGCCTGCTGAGAGCCAGAGTTCATCTACTAATTAGCACAAAGGCTGTAAGATGCTGGGCTAGCCATGGGAATCAGGCTTCTGTGGGAAAGCCTGCCCCAGCCTTGGACCCCAGTTCTGGAAAGCAGGCTACGTCCCACTCTAGAGTTGGCAGCTGAGGATCCCCCCTCCTTCAGTGCTGTCCCTGCAGAAGCCTGGTGGGAGTTAGGCTGCTGTCATCTTGCCTGTATACAGAggcagcctgggggtggggactgaGGCTTACCTGTCTGGACAACCAGCAATCCTCCAAGCATGGAGGAGTTCAGTCACCTGGGGTGCGTACAAGTCTGAGAACCCAAGTGCCCACacctgtatgcatgcatggaaaACTCTGGCAGGTCTTGTGGGGCAAGTTGGCAGCTGGCAATGCCACCAAAAGTCAAATCAGGTAGGGCTGCTTTCCCAGTAGAGGGCTCAGAAGGAGTGAGGGGACCTCTTGGAGCCCTATCTTCAGAGATGCCACATCCGGTTCTTGGAGGTCAGTAAGTGGCCGTCATGATGACTGGGACCATATGAAGCCAGTGTAAGCCAGTCCTCCAGAGTGTGACACTGCTAGAGTGTGGCACTCTACATCCCTGAGGGTGGTGCACTGGCTGGGGACTGGTCACTAAGCCCCACTAAGACAAAAAAGGGACCCAGCGCTACGGTCAGCTGCACTTGGCCTCTGGGAGGTGGGAGCGAGTCATGCAATCCTTGCTTCCAGGTCAGGCCATCGCTCGACGACTGAAACCATTCGGTGTTCAGAGATTTCTTTACACGGGGCGCCAGCCCAGGCCTCAGGAAGCAGCCGAGTTTCAGGCAGAGTTTGGTAAGAAAAAAACCCTGACTTCTCCTGGATTCTGTCTGtgctgtgtagtgtgtgtgtatgtgtgtgtatgtgtgtgtgtagatgtttaCAGACAGGATTTTACAGAAAGGATGCATGACCTTGACGTGTCTGGGGGTTTCTGTGATCCTTAAGTGTTATGCAGTCTACCTGCTTGAGACATGGAGGGCCAGTCAGGGGCACAGACTTCCATCATGGGTCCTAGACCTGAAGTTTCCTCATCTGGGTGGGAAGTCCTGGCAATGGTCTGTCTCTGCCCATCTGAGAGGTAATACTGCAGGCATACTCAGGATGTGTGGCTTGTTATATGGCCGTTGAGACCCAACTCTGACTCTCATGATCGTTTTCACTGCTGAACCAGCTCTACAGCCCCTCCATcatagtttttgagacatggtctctcactggacctagaactcactgatgTGGCTAGCATGGCAGGCCGGGAGCTCCAGGGAAccacctgtctccatctctcctggGATGGGATTACAGACTTGGCCAGGTTTTtaggtgggtgttgggaatccaaactcaggcttTCCTGCTTATGCAATGGGCACTTTACAGAGAGAGACACCTCCTTAGCCCTCTGATTCTGTTTCTTGAGATACTGTCACTATAGAGTTCTGGTTGGCCTCAAAAGTCAAGGTAGCCTTCCTGCCCCAGTCTCTAGAGCCCTGGAATTGCCTGGAATCCTGGGGGTTTCTTTTGTGGGCGATGGGAGCTGCTCCATGACATTAGTCTCTGCCATCTTGCCTCCCCTCCCTGATGGTCAGTCTCTGatgaacctctcttccctcagtgCCTATTGCTCAGCTGGCCGCAGAGTCAGACTTCATCGTTGTGTCCTGCTCCTTAACACCCGCTACCATGGGGCTCTGCAACAAGGAT is a window of Mus caroli chromosome 4, CAROLI_EIJ_v1.1, whole genome shotgun sequence DNA encoding:
- the Grhpr gene encoding glyoxylate reductase/hydroxypyruvate reductase isoform X2, with translation MGTLLSCEVEQWNSDDPIPRKDLEQGVVGAHGLLCRLSDRVDKKLLDAAGANLRVISTLSVGVDHLALDEIKKRGIRVGYTPGVLTDATAELAVSLLLTTCRRLPEAIEEVKNGGWSSWSPLWMCGYGLSQSTVGIVGLGRIGQAIARRLKPFGVQRFLYTGRQPRPQEAAEFQAEFVPIAQLAAESDFIVVSCSLTPATMGLCNKDFFQKMKNTAIFINISRGDVVNQEDLYQALASGQIAAAGLDVTTPEPLPPSHPLLTLKNCVILPHIGSATYKTRNTMSLLAANNLLAGLRGEAMPSELEL
- the Grhpr gene encoding glyoxylate reductase/hydroxypyruvate reductase isoform X1, which encodes MKPARLMKVFVTGPLPAEGRAALAQAADCEVEQWNSDDPIPRKDLEQGVVGAHGLLCRLSDRVDKKLLDAAGANLRVISTLSVGVDHLALDEIKKRGIRVGYTPGVLTDATAELAVSLLLTTCRRLPEAIEEVKNGGWSSWSPLWMCGYGLSQSTVGIVGLGRIGQAIARRLKPFGVQRFLYTGRQPRPQEAAEFQAEFVPIAQLAAESDFIVVSCSLTPATMGLCNKDFFQKMKNTAIFINISRGDVVNQEDLYQALASGQIAAAGLDVTTPEPLPPSHPLLTLKNCVILPHIGSATYKTRNTMSLLAANNLLAGLRGEAMPSELEL